One window of Dermacentor albipictus isolate Rhodes 1998 colony chromosome 9, USDA_Dalb.pri_finalv2, whole genome shotgun sequence genomic DNA carries:
- the LOC135917287 gene encoding beta-galactosidase-like, which yields MHASHALIAVTAIACCLLATRARGEQVKFNRSFTVDYENDRFLKDGEPFRFVSGSVHYFRVPKPYWRDRLVKMKMAGLNAIQTYVEWSGHEPEPGQYNFEGNYDLLTFLETAKDLNLYVILRPGPYICGERDNGGLPYWLLRINPKMKYRSSDETYIKAVDQWFDLLLPKVAPYLYKNGGPIITVQVENEYGLYDVCDKVYMRHLVDKLQQHLGNDVVLFRTDTPWDKAYECDHVDGTLVTTDFGPTKSTVKDAYAAVKRAQPHGPFVVTEYYCGRQDVWSFIHDKVDKRRVVDTFEQIMSQYNGSVNFYMFHGGTNYGFGNGNRPPPQLTSYDHGSPLSEAGDPTDLYYMIRNATAKFLPLPPGTVPVPAPKLNIGSVSLTRSSPLAEVMDWFRNRGYLKSVRAEHPLTFEELSQAYGYVVYSTRVSFRPKSPSLLTVAGIKDRGYVMTRVTRSVLSLDEKVFSASVVAAAGETLTVLVENQGRQNYGEGNHDPKGITSDVTLGHAVLTNWTMEGVPLVHDEDLDRLGSFLSKHGHGYENGTHPQPPTFFYGTFTLPQGQEPLDTFFDPTGWGKGVLVVNGFNLGRYWPSIGPQVTLYVPGSLLRPYPQENTFILFETELVPSGLPAVQFVDTPNIDGPIPSAPTGRSHG from the exons ATGCACGCGTCCCACGCGTTAATTGCCGTCACGGCAATCGCGTGTTGTCTCCTGGCAACGCGGGCCCGCGGAGAACAGGTGAAGTTCAACCGCTCGTTCACAGTAGACTACGAGAACGACCGCTTCCTCAAAGATGGCGAACCGTTCCGATTCGTTTCCGGTTCCGTGCACTACTTCCGAGTTCCCAAGCCTTACTGGCGCGATCGTCTGGTCAAGATGAAGATGGCCGGCCTCAACGCGATCCAAACTTACGTCGAATGGAGCGGCCACGAACCGGAACCAGGCCAGTACAACTTCGAAGGTAACTACGACCTCTTGACCTTCCTGGAGACGGCGAAGGACCTAAACCTGTACGTGATCCTGAGGCCCGGTCCTTACATCTGCGGCGAGCGAGACAATGGCGGGCTTCCGTACTGGCTGCTCAGGATAAACCCCAAGATGAAGTACAGGTCCTCGGACGAGACGTACATCAAAGCGGTGGACCAATGGTTTGACCTGCTCCTGCCCAAGGTGGCGCCGTACTTGTACAAGAACGGTGGCCCCATCATCACCGTCCAG GTGGAGAACGAGTACGGCCTCTACGACGTGTGCGACAAGGTCTACATGCGACACCTGGTGGACAAACTGCAGCAGCACCTGGGCAATGACGTGGTGCTCTTCCGCACCGACACGCCGTGGGACAAGGCGTACGAGTGCGATCACGTGGACGGCACTCTGGTCACGACCGACTTCGGTCCCACCAAGTCCACCGTGAAAGACGCCTACGCGGCGGTCAAGAGGGCCCAGCCACACGGGCCGTTCGTCGTTACGGAGTACTACTGCGGCCGACAG GACGTCTGGTCGTTCATTCACGACAAGGTGGACAAGCGGCGCGTCGTCGACACCTTCGAGCAGATCATGTCCCAGTACAACGGCTCGGTCAACTTCTACATGTTCCACGGCGGCACAAACTACGGCTTCGGAAACGGCAACCGCCCGCCCCCGCAGCTAACGAGCTACGACCACGGCTCACCGCTCTCGGAGGCCGGCGACCCCACGGACCTGTACTACATGATCCGGAACGCGACGGCCAAGTTCCTTCCGCTTCCGCCGGGCACGGTTCCGGTTCCGGCTCCCAAGTTGAACATCGGAAGCGTATCGTTGACGCGCAGCTCACCGCTGGCGGAGGTGATGGACTGGTTTCGGAACCGGGGCTACCTCAAGAGCGTGCGGGCCGAGCATCCGCTGACGTTCGAAGAACTGAGCCAAGCCTACGGCTACGTCGTCTACAGCACGCGGGTGTCGTTTAGGCCTAAGAGTCCGTCCCTGCTGACGGTTGCCGGCATTAAGGACAGGGGCTACGTGATGACGAGAGTGACCCGAAGCGTGCTCAGCTTGGACGAGAAGGTGTTCAGCGCCTCCGTGGTGGCGGCAGCGGGGGAAACGCTCACGGTCCTCGTGGAGAACCAGGGCCGACAGAACTACGGAGAAGGAAACCACGACCCCAAG GGCATCACATCAGACGTGACACTGGGGCATGCCGTGCTGACCAACTGGACAATGGAAGGCGTGCCGCTCGTTCACGATGAAGATCTGGATCGTCTTGGCTCATTTCTTTCGAAGCATGGTCACGGATACGAAAACGGCACACATCCCCAGCCACCGACGTTTTTCTACGGTACCTTCACACTGCCACAAGGGCAGGAGCCACTGGACACCTTCTTCGATCCTACCGGCTGGGGAAAGGGTGTGCTCGTAGTTAACGGCTTCAACCTCGGCCGTTATTGGCCGTCCATCGGGCCACAAGTGACCCTGTACGTGCCAGGTTCGCTCCTACGACCTTATCCGCAAGAAAACACGTTTATCTTATTCGAGACAGAGCTAGTGCCGTCAGGGCTACCCGCGGTGCAATTTGTGGACACGCCGAACATCGATGGACCTATTCCCAGTGCACCAACAGGAAGAAGCCATGGTTGA